Within Bdellovibrio bacteriovorus HD100, the genomic segment GTCCCGGGAAATGATATGATCCACATAACGATTGCCTTCCAGAATGCGCAGGTTGCCCTGAACATCTTTACTGGTCAGCAGAATAGAATAAGGTGTCTTTTTGCCTTCGTGGACCTCTTTAAGGACATCCACGCAGCCCTCTTCACACAAAACAACGTCATACTGGTTGTCGCGCAGGAATTCGCGCGCACCATCGGAGCTGTCGGCAATATCCAACTGAACTCCGGTGCCCCCCAATGCCATGCGGATCGGAAGCTGTTGCTTTTTTTCCGGCTCGACCAACAGAACGCGGCCACCCACTTTTTGGATTTTTTGCTGAGCTTCGTGAAGCTCGCGATTCAGGATCTCAAAGAGGCGCGCTTTTTCGTTGGTTTTCATAAGACGTTCTGTGAGGACATTGCAGTAAATCTGGAATAACAAGGCCTTAAAACGGTCCTTGTCCTTGGGATGAACATGGCCGAAATCCTCAGAACGGATCACAAAACATTCCACCGCCGACAAAGCCTTGACCGTGGTCGATGTTGGATTGGACGTGATCACACTCATTTCACCGAACACTTCACCCGGGGTTTCCAGGGTGGCAATCACCTCAGAAGCCAGGGAAATTTCAACTTTTCCGGATCTCAAAAAGAACAGAGAGCTGTTTTGTTTGCCCTCTTGAAGAATGAAGGACCCCGCCGCGAATGACTCGCAGTGAACCATGGCCGAAGTCTGCAAAAGCAGATCATCCGCAAAAGACTTGAAGAAAGAAAAGGCCCTAATTTCTTTGGCGATTTCAGCCGGGTGCAACTTCATATAGGCCCTATTATGTCTGTAGTTCCGGGCCCTTGGCCAGAATCGTCTTGAATATTCTTGGTAATCAAAGAAAATTAAGTCTATCGTCGGTATAGCGGAGGCCGCTTGTTTCCATTCATCCCCCTGTCGCCCACTCTTAACGTTCCCACTTACTATCTCGTTCTGAGTCTGACGGTTTGTATTGGTCTGATCTGGATCACCTTCAGGGCGGACAAGTTTGAACTGTCCCGCAAAGTCACGCTGGACTTAAGTCTGATCATCATGGTCAGTGGATTTATCGGCGGACGCCTGTTTCATGTCTTCTATGAAAACTTTGAGCACTATCAAGAAGACTTCACCCGCATCTTCTACTTCTGGAATGGCGGCTTTGTCTTTTATGGCGGCGCCATCCTGGCGGGTCTGTGCAGTCTGCTGTACATGATCTTTGTGGCGCGAGTGCCTTTTGAAGACTACCTGGATTTGTTTGCGCCGGTTTTATCCTTTGCTTACATGCTGGGACGAGTGGCCTGCCTGCTGGCGGGCTGCTGCTACGGAGGAGCCTGCGATCTTCCCTGGGCGGTAAATGGCCTGCATCCGACGCAGGCCTATGCCTCGCTTTGGGAACTGGGTGTGCTGTTCATTTTGCTGGGATCCGAAACCACAGCACACTCGCTGCGCCCGAAATTGCTGAAGAATCCAGGCAGCATCTTTTTTCTATGGATGGTCTTGCATGGGATCGGCCGGCTTTTGATGGAAGCCTTCCGCGATGACTTCCGCGGCCCTTCACTGGGTCTGTCGATTTCCAGCTGGATCAGTCTGACGGTGATTGCTTTGGGATTATTCCTGATGATTCGCCGACCAACAAGCCGGAGCTGAACAGCGCCCACCCGTCTGGCACAAAGCCCCTGCCAGATAAGTATCCAGACGACACTGATGGGACGGATACACGTTTCTTAAAAGCTCCGTCGACGCCGGCGCCGGTGTCCACAAAGAAACCTCCGCTGACTTTTGCGAATCATAGCGTTTGAAGAACTGCACCATTTCCACCCCGGTCTGTGCCGTGCGGGCGCAAAGCTCATTGCCACCACAAAGTGCCAGAACTTGCGGGTTGATCTCGGTCACCAGTTCCGGATGTGCTTTCAAAAACTGCGGTAGACATTCTTTCGTGGCATAGAAATCAGACTGACCTTCTGTGGATGACCACTCTGCCCACTGAATTGTCTGGCGCGGTTCACCCGCAATAACATGGCCAATTTCATGGCACAGTATGCCTGCCAGTACCGGCAAGGTTGCCCCTGGCGCCCGCGCCATTCCACCCCAAAGGGATACCTGCATGTATTGTTCTTTATCCTGTGCGAAGGCTGCAAAGTAAGGGCTTTCCCATTCATTCGGAATCACCAAAGGTTTGCCGGTGCCACGAAACACCGGCATGATGTACTTCACCTGAAATTCATTAAGCAGCGCACGATACTGCGCCTCGGTCACATCCGAAACTGCAAGACTTCCCGGCGGCAGGAAGAAGTATCCCGCCTCTTGGGCAAAGGACGTCCCTGAAGTGCGGGCCTTCAAAGGCTTTTGCGTCTGAACCATGGCAATAAGTCCCACCAGAAGAAGTGTCGCCAGAATATAGGGAAGATATTTTTTGGTTTTGCGGCTCATAGGGACAGCAACATACCACACTTCAGGACAAAGTCCCACCCGACAAGAGAATGCATGAAAGTTTCCACCCTGAGTGACAGAAAATGTTCTTTTCATCCCACCTTAGTCACTGAAATCAAACAAAAGCTCATCTCCGGCGGGCACACATTCTGCTAGGACTCAACGTCGACAGTATTTTTTGTAACTTCGGAGGATTTTATGCGCGTATCAATATCTGTTTTGTTGATGTCTTTTGTTTTTTCCACCCAGGCTTTTGCTTCGGCCTTTGATTCATTGAATGATCAAAAGCTGCAAGAGCAGGCTCTGACTCTTTTGGAACAAAATGCAGCTTCGATGCGCCTGACTGGCGATGTTCGCGCCGAAGAAAAACTGACAGAGATTCTGGCTAAAGTGCAGGCTTACAACGACGAGATTCTGACCCGCCTTTCCGAAGGCCAGGATCTGGAAAACATGACCAGCGCTGTTTCCCACACCGACACCAAATGCAGCATTGATCAGGGTGGAAAGTCCGCCGTGTGCAATCTGCTGATCTCCTACCGCCCGCTGGGCGAAACCAACGTTCGCTTCCATGTGGACCTGGATGACGCCGGCAATGCCGTGGGTATTTCCAACACTGCCGACATCACTCGCGGCGACTAAATCCTGTTGTGCTTTCAATAAGTTCACACCCTGTCTCAGATTGAGACAGGGTTTTTGCCATTCTCCGGGGGCTTCGGCCACCGGGCTTCTTCGCGGTCAGTGACACAAAATGGCCGACCTTATAAATAAGTAAACACCTCGGCGCGCCCCAGCTGCATTTAAACCCTCTTTCAACATTCCGACCTGATGGCATGACTCCTGTATTGCAGTGTAAGTGAGGAAAAATATCGAGAGAGAGGTTTATTATGAAAAGGCTCATCGTTTCGTTTATCGCAATCTATAGCGCGCTGATTTTAGCAGCGTGCGGAAAAAGTGGTGGTGGTGGAAACACCAATACCGGTGTGATCCCTAACTGTGCCGTTGGCACTGTGTGGAATGGATCCTCCTGCGTTGTGGTCAATGGCGGCGGCAACGTCGTAACCGGCCCAACCCAATTCTATGACTATAACTATTATGGCAATAACACGAACTACCGCGGCAGCCTGAGCATCGTGAACAGTGGTGCTTACGCAACCTTCCTGAAAGAAGCTTTGGCAGTTTGTGGTCGCACTATCTGGGGTATCGAAGCTGGTTTGGCCAAGTGTGAAAACTGGACATCCGGTTCTTTGATGGTGTCTTTCTCTATCGATGGTTCCATGAGACCGGTGGTCAGATTTGAAGCATACCCTGCTCCAAACTGGTATCAGTACACATTGAGCCTGGGAATCAACGCTGGTGGAGTTGCTTTCAACCCGCTGATTCTTTCCAACAACAACACTTTCAGTCTGATCAACAGCAGCAAAGGCTTTGAAATCCGCGCTCAGGGTTCTTACCTGAACGGTGGCGGCCTGCGCCTGATCCAGGTAATGGTAAAAGAGGGAACTTTGGCGCAGAACCAGTTCGCGTACGAACTTTACTTCCCGCACAATGGTGTTGCGACGAAGTTCGCAACAGGTGTTTTCAAGCGTTACTAAGCTCCGCGTCTTGCACTGGGTGCGGGACATGGATAAATTCCGACTATGACCGAATCTCAATCTCGACAGGTCAAATGCCCGCAATGCGGGCGTTTGGCTTTGTACTCAAGTGAAAATCCCTTCCGCCCTTTCTGCTCTGAAAGATGCAGACTTATTGATCTTGGTGAGTGGGCTTCCGAGTCCTACCGAATTCCCGTCAAAGATTCTTCAAGTGATTCTTTAACTTCCATGGATGATGATGATTATCCAGGCGAAGACAAACATTAGTATCAGCCGCAAATCCACACTCAGAGACCTTTTCACATTTTGCAGTTGACGAAATTCTGATTATGGATTTTCATGGAGCTGTCATTGGATGACGAAGAGTTATCATCACGATTTTATAATCAACATCGGATACACAAACGTGTCCAACAAGAGGAGTTCAAATGAACAAAGCTCAACTTATCGAAAAAATCGCTACTGAAACAAAAGTTTCCAAAGCTCAAGCAGAAGCAATCCTTGATTGCGCTGTAGAAAACATCAAAAAATCCGTTAAAAAAGGTGACGATGTTAAATTGGTTGGCTTCGGTACTTTCACTAAAGCTAAACGTAAAGCTCGCACTGGTCGCAACCCACAAACTGGTAAAGCGATCAAAATCCCTGCTGCATGGGCTCCGAAGTTCCGCGCAGGTGCTGAATTCAAAGCTATGGTTAAGTAATTAACCGAAGTCTTTCGATTTCTGAAAAGGCGTCCCGCAAGGACGCCTTTTTTATTTTGTCTATACGATAAACCTCCGGTAGCCTTGATCCCATGGCTCAGTTTGATAAGAAAATTCAGAAAATTGGTGTGTACACAAGCGGCGGCGATGCCCCGGGTATGAATGCGGCAATCCGCGCAGTGGTGCGTGTGGGGATCT encodes:
- a CDS encoding cyclic nucleotide-binding domain-containing protein, with translation MKLHPAEIAKEIRAFSFFKSFADDLLLQTSAMVHCESFAAGSFILQEGKQNSSLFFLRSGKVEISLASEVIATLETPGEVFGEMSVITSNPTSTTVKALSAVECFVIRSEDFGHVHPKDKDRFKALLFQIYCNVLTERLMKTNEKARLFEILNRELHEAQQKIQKVGGRVLLVEPEKKQQLPIRMALGGTGVQLDIADSSDGAREFLRDNQYDVVLCEEGCVDVLKEVHEGKKTPYSILLTSKDVQGNLRILEGNRYVDHIISRDAEDRNATIRYVLTALGKLLNKDLFGIEKYLTWGVEVQRKVVSNSTQRESLREDLYGYFKKMGVRSTILDRVNTVVEEMLMNAIYDAPVDSTGKSIFNHVSRKEEIQLDTHQQSQLRYASDGVYLAVGVKDPFGSLTKDIIIDYLLSCYNGSAGSMNANKGGAGRGLHQIIENADLTVFNVKKGVCTEVICMFNVDGQKREAQPSFHYFFV
- a CDS encoding prolipoprotein diacylglyceryl transferase; this translates as MFPFIPLSPTLNVPTYYLVLSLTVCIGLIWITFRADKFELSRKVTLDLSLIIMVSGFIGGRLFHVFYENFEHYQEDFTRIFYFWNGGFVFYGGAILAGLCSLLYMIFVARVPFEDYLDLFAPVLSFAYMLGRVACLLAGCCYGGACDLPWAVNGLHPTQAYASLWELGVLFILLGSETTAHSLRPKLLKNPGSIFFLWMVLHGIGRLLMEAFRDDFRGPSLGLSISSWISLTVIALGLFLMIRRPTSRS
- a CDS encoding DNA gyrase inhibitor YacG: MTESQSRQVKCPQCGRLALYSSENPFRPFCSERCRLIDLGEWASESYRIPVKDSSSDSLTSMDDDDYPGEDKH
- a CDS encoding HU family DNA-binding protein translates to MNKAQLIEKIATETKVSKAQAEAILDCAVENIKKSVKKGDDVKLVGFGTFTKAKRKARTGRNPQTGKAIKIPAAWAPKFRAGAEFKAMVK